A region from the Acyrthosiphon pisum isolate AL4f chromosome A1, pea_aphid_22Mar2018_4r6ur, whole genome shotgun sequence genome encodes:
- the LOC100168418 gene encoding uncharacterized protein LOC100168418 (The RefSeq protein has 1 frameshift compared to this genomic sequence): MADSIEPKNIADDVIVPGAPGDKRKMSSDMSPEQTNVIKKLKESKAQPDTLCQCPQKCSERVPQRSKDELFKMFVEMDSEDVQNKFLQKFIEARPVANRLFSKETTANGKLLRRIHCKYRIPSFVSEDFLSNINCDSDKDEESDFDETSSVASLDSKEENDKSLESDSTETSRKSLSRYNCVDVCQKAFLNLFGLSDKRLKTVRELLIIKARQKHMKRMMEKEENQIEVSLAKDLAQGCLPLMALFNKEDSKKVSDQLMTAISNDINLVNNFFCNQLWKPEYINQKPSE, from the exons ATGGCGGATTCGATAGAGCCGAAAAACATTGCAGACGACGTTATTGTCCCAGGGGCACCTGGTGATAAGAGGAAGATGTCATCAGACATGAGTCCAGAACAGACTAACgtcataaaaaaactaaaagagaGCAAAGCGCAACCGG acACGTTGTGTCAGTGTCCCCAAAAATGTTCCGAACGTGTACCGCAGCGGTCCAAGGATGAgctgtttaaaatgtttgtagaaATGGACAGCGAAGAtgtgcaaaataaatttttacagAAGTTTATTGAAGCTCGACCTGTTGCCAATCGGTTGTTTAGTAAAGAGACCACAGCTAATGGTAAACTATTAAGAAGAATTCATTGCAAGTACAGAATACCTTCTTTTGTATCCGAGGATTTTTTGTCAA atataAATTGCGACTCTGACAAAGATGAAGAATCAGACTTTGATGAAACATCCTCAGTGGCGTCTTTGGATTCCAAAGAAGAGAATGACAAGTCTTTAGAAAGTGATTCAACAGAAACATCAAGAAAGTCATTAAGTCGTTACAATTGTGTAGATGTTTGTCAAAAAGCATTTCTCAATCTGTTTGGTTTATCcgataaacgtttaaaaactgttagagaattattgataattaaagcTCGTCAAAAGCACATGAAACGTATGATggaaaaagaagaaaa ccAAATAGAAGT ATCTTTAGCTAAGGATCTTGCACAGGGTTGTTTGCCATTGATGGCGCTTTTTAATAAAGAAGATAGTAAGAAAGTATCTGATCAGTTGATGACTGCCATCAGcaatgatataaatttagtaaataactTCTTTTGCAATCAACTATGGAAACCAGAGTACATTAACCAAAAGCCATCTGAatga
- the LOC100168418 gene encoding uncharacterized protein LOC100168418 isoform X2: MADSIEPKNIADDVIVPGAPGDKRKMSSDMSPEQTNVIKKLKESKAQPDTLCQCPQKCSERVPQRSKDELFKMFVEMDSEDVQNKFLQKFIEARPVANRLFSKETTANGKLLRRIHCKYRIPSFVSEDFLSNINCDSDKDEESDFDETSSVASLDSKEENDKSLESDSTETSRKSLSRYNCVDVCQKAFLNLFGLSDKRLKTVRELLIIKARQKHMKRMMEKEEKXXXXSLAKDLAQGCLPLMALFNKEDSKKVSDQLMTAISNDINLVNNFFCNQLWKPEYINQKPSE, translated from the exons ATGGCGGATTCGATAGAGCCGAAAAACATTGCAGACGACGTTATTGTCCCAGGGGCACCTGGTGATAAGAGGAAGATGTCATCAGACATGAGTCCAGAACAGACTAACgtcataaaaaaactaaaagagaGCAAAGCGCAACCGG acACGTTGTGTCAGTGTCCCCAAAAATGTTCCGAACGTGTACCGCAGCGGTCCAAGGATGAgctgtttaaaatgtttgtagaaATGGACAGCGAAGAtgtgcaaaataaatttttacagAAGTTTATTGAAGCTCGACCTGTTGCCAATCGGTTGTTTAGTAAAGAGACCACAGCTAATGGTAAACTATTAAGAAGAATTCATTGCAAGTACAGAATACCTTCTTTTGTATCCGAGGATTTTTTGTCAA atataAATTGCGACTCTGACAAAGATGAAGAATCAGACTTTGATGAAACATCCTCAGTGGCGTCTTTGGATTCCAAAGAAGAGAATGACAAGTCTTTAGAAAGTGATTCAACAGAAACATCAAGAAAGTCATTAAGTCGTTACAATTGTGTAGATGTTTGTCAAAAAGCATTTCTCAATCTGTTTGGTTTATCcgataaacgtttaaaaactgttagagaattattgataattaaagcTCGTCAAAAGCACATGAAACGTATGATggaaaaagaagaaaaa NNNNNNNNNNNATCTTTAGCTAAGGATCTTGCACAGGGTTGTTTGCCATTGATGGCGCTTTTTAATAAAGAAGATAGTAAGAAAGTATCTGATCAGTTGATGACTGCCATCAGcaatgatataaatttagtaaataactTCTTTTGCAATCAACTATGGAAACCAGAGTACATTAACCAAAAGCCATCTGAatga
- the LOC100168418 gene encoding uncharacterized protein LOC100168418 isoform X1 — MADSIEPKNIADDVIVPGAPGDKRKMSSDMSPEQTNVIKKLKESKAQPDTLCQCPQKCSERVPQRSKDELFKMFVEMDSEDVQNKFLQKFIEARPVANRLFSKETTANGKLLRRIHCKYRIPSFVSEDFLSNINCDSDKDEESDFDETSSVASLDSKEENDKSLESDSTETSRKSLSRYNCVDVCQKAFLNLFGLSDKRLKTVRELLIIKARQKHMKRMMEKEEKPNRSIFS, encoded by the exons ATGGCGGATTCGATAGAGCCGAAAAACATTGCAGACGACGTTATTGTCCCAGGGGCACCTGGTGATAAGAGGAAGATGTCATCAGACATGAGTCCAGAACAGACTAACgtcataaaaaaactaaaagagaGCAAAGCGCAACCGG acACGTTGTGTCAGTGTCCCCAAAAATGTTCCGAACGTGTACCGCAGCGGTCCAAGGATGAgctgtttaaaatgtttgtagaaATGGACAGCGAAGAtgtgcaaaataaatttttacagAAGTTTATTGAAGCTCGACCTGTTGCCAATCGGTTGTTTAGTAAAGAGACCACAGCTAATGGTAAACTATTAAGAAGAATTCATTGCAAGTACAGAATACCTTCTTTTGTATCCGAGGATTTTTTGTCAA atataAATTGCGACTCTGACAAAGATGAAGAATCAGACTTTGATGAAACATCCTCAGTGGCGTCTTTGGATTCCAAAGAAGAGAATGACAAGTCTTTAGAAAGTGATTCAACAGAAACATCAAGAAAGTCATTAAGTCGTTACAATTGTGTAGATGTTTGTCAAAAAGCATTTCTCAATCTGTTTGGTTTATCcgataaacgtttaaaaactgttagagaattattgataattaaagcTCGTCAAAAGCACATGAAACGTATGATggaaaaagaagaaaaaccAAATAGAAGT ATCTTTAGCTAA